The following nucleotide sequence is from Halomonas chromatireducens.
GGCTGGGGGAGCAAGACAAGCGAGCAGAAAAGCAGGAAGAACAGCAAGAAGAACAGCAGGAAGAAAAGAGAGCGGTGGAACAGGCTGAGCGCACGCGGGACGACGTGCGGGCCAACAAAGAGGAGCAGCCCAAGAACGTATCGGATGAGCGCCAGGCGCAGCTGCCCATCGAACAGGCACCCTCCGCGGAGGCGCTGCTGACCGAGTGGTACCGCCGCTACCCAGATACCTTCTTCAAGGGGCACACGCGACCGTTGAAAGTGGGCATCCATCAGGACCTGGCCGCCCGGGAGCCCTGGCCGGAGAAACTGGTGCGGCGCGCCCTGGCCGGCTACGTCAATCTGCCGCGCTATCTGAAAGCGGTGCGTGAAGGCGCGCAGCGCATCGACCTGGCCGGCCAGCCGGATGGCAGCGTCGATGCCCAGGCCGCCGAGCACGCCCACCGCAAGCTCGAGCGGCTCCAGGCCGAACGGCGCAAGCGCGGCCAGGCTCCTGGGCCTGGTCACCGCCGCGGTGAGAAAGTCGCCAGAACCGCGAAGGGAAACCGTACTAGCAAGCGCGGCACTCCCGGGGGCGAGGCTCCCAGTGGTCGGCCCGCTGCGGCAGCGCAGCCGCCGTCACAGGCTTCTAACGCTCCCTCTGATTCCGTTACCCGGGCCGACCCCGAGGCACGCCTGGAAGCCAAGCTCTCGGCCCTGCTGGCCAAGCATAATGGCCGGGATGAGGGGCGCTGACAGAAGGGGTAGAAAGGTGCGTCACTGGAAGGGTTGATGGTCTCCCCTTGCCAGCCTTGTATCAGCGGGGCATCATGTGCAGGCTCATCGCTGCCAGGCAACTGTTTCGACAGGCCTGCGGCTGCGGCCCACGGGCGGGAGGCGCGCGGACCGCAATTTCAGGAGAAAGTTCCAAGGTGAAGGGGCACAGCGTAGGAAAACAGTGTTTTTTCTTATTGCGTTCCCTCATCTCCCGGTATAGAGTTCTACCTGCGAGCATTGGACTATAACAAGGCTTCGCTGCGGACATGCCCGGCCCTGGCCACTTCCTGAGAAGGAACCGAGCCAAGTGCGGCGGGGGCCATGCCCGGCAAGCTACCTGCACGTGTCATTCGGATTCGTGCAGTAACGATCGAAACAGTAAGCTAGTGAAAGGAACTATAGAGATGAAAAAGACACTGTTAGCGACTGCCATTGCCGGTGCCATGGTCTACGGCGCTACTGCCGCTCAGGCCGCCACCGTTTATGACCAGGACGGCACCCAGGTTGACGTCTACGGCCGTATCAACATTGCTGCCCAGACTGGCGGTCCCGAGACTGGCGGCAGCAAGGCGAGCGGCTCCGAGATCATCAACAACGGTTCGCGCTTCGGCTTCCGTGCCCGCAACGAGGTCTCCAGCGACCTGAGCGTGTTCGCCAACGCCGAGTTCCGCTTCGCCGCCGACACCCGCGCGGACCAGACCCTGCAGACCCGCTCCACCTTCGTTGGCCTGGACAGCGACAGCATGGGTCGCGTCACCGTGGGTAACTTCCTGAGCGTCTACTACACCGCCGTTGGCTCCGTGTTCGACGTGCCCCAGGGCCCGAATGCCGCTGTCATGATGGACGGCTTCGGTGCGGTCAACTCCCAGGCCGACTCCATTGCATACTCCACGCCGAACCTGGAAGGCTTCCAGGCGCACGTGCAGGCTCAGCACTACAGCGGAAATAATGCGCCGATCGGTGTAGAAGATAACTCCTCCACCACCTCGTGGATCGGTGCGGTCAACTACACTTGGGAAAACCTCTACCTGGGCCTGGGCTACGTTCAGTCCAAGGATCTGTCCGAGCGTGGTGCCAGCGCTGACTTCGGTGAGCGCTTAAACCAGGAAGACCTGTGGGGTGCCACTGCGTCCTACCAGTTCACCCCTGAATTTGCTGCCCGCATCAAGTACGAAGACTGGTCTACTAACGCAGACTTGGATCTGCCAGAAGGCGTAGTTGATGGCCGCGTCGACAACCTCTGGGGCCTGGGCGGCACCTTCGACTACGGTATGGGCAACATCTACGCTGACTACTACCGCGTTCGCATGGTTGATGAAGACCAGAGCAGCCGCAACCACTGGGTGCTGGGTGCGACCTACCGCTTCAGCACGCCGATGTTCGCCTACTTCGAAGTGGTCGATTTCGACTTCGATACCGACCAGGCTATCGCTGATGTCAACGACGACCTCGAGTTCACCGTCGGTCTGCGCTACGACTTCTAAGTCGAGCCCAAGCTGATTGCAAGATACGTCGACTCGCTCGACGACAGAACCGGCCCTTAGGGGCCGGTTTTTTTATGCTGTGCTTTTCCCCTCTTGTTGCACCGGTCTTTTTTCGCTTTTTCGCCGGACCCTTTCACTGTGCTTTTCCACTGCGCGGTGTCACTGACTTTCCGTGCGCTGCACCTTTGTGTAACTGAACTGGGCTTGATTCGTATCAAGGAAGCGTCCATTTTAGGGCAAGGCCCGCCATCCACGCGGGACACCGTAGGTGAGGCAGTTCAGAATTCCGGTTACAGATGCAACCAAGGAGTGCCCATGACGCTCGTGCCCTCACGACGCCAGCCGGCCAATGCGACACGCTGCGAGCGCTGCACCCTGCACGCGCGCTGCCTGCCCCTGGGCCTTGAGCTCGATGCGCTGGAATCCTTCGAGGCCATCGTCCAGAACCCACGCCCTTTGAAGCGGGGCGAGGCGCTGGTGCGACAGGGGGGCACCTTCGAGAGCCTGTTCGTGGTGCGCTCGGGCAGCCTCAAGCAGTCGGTGGCCCAGGAGGGGCAGCGCGACCAGGTGACCCACTTCTATCTGCCCGGTGAAGTGGTGGGGCTGGACGGCATCGGTGAGACCAGCTGCTATGGCAGCGTGGTGGCCATGGAGTCGACCTTCGTCTGCGAGCTGCCCTTCGACCGCCTGGAGGATCTCGCCGAGCAGTTGCCGGAGCTGCGTGGCCAGCTCTATCGCTGCATGAGTCGGGAGCTGCGCAACGACCAGCGCATGATGTGCCTGCTTTCGGGACGCACCGCCGACCAGCGCCTGGCAAGCTTCATGCTGGGGCTTTCCGAACGATTCCGCGCGCGGGGTTTCTCGCCCTATCGCTTTCATCTCTCCATGTCACGATCCGATATCGGCAGCTACCTGGGGCTGGCGCTGGAAACCGTCAGCCGGGTGCTCGCTCGTTTCCAGCAGCAGGCCATGGTCACGGTGGCGGGGCGTGAGCTGACCATCCATGACATGGAGGCGCTGGTGGCGCTGGCGGAAGAGGGGGTGGGGCGCCACTCGGGGGGGTGACGGGTATTCCCGCTTTTGCTTATGGGCTCAGGATGCCATGATGGCCTCATGCTCGTACAAAAATCGGTGGTTCGCCCTTGACCGGATGGCTGTTGTCGACCCTGCGTTCGCGCCTGCTGCTCGGTGTCAGCCTGGGCTGGCTGGTGCTGGTCGCCGCTCTGTTGGCCTATAGCCATCTCAGTGGGGGCGCGTTGGCCCAGCGCGAGAACCTCACGCATCTGGAGTACGAGGCACAGCTGATTGCCAAGCAGCTCGATCGCTCCATCCATGTGCGGCAACAGGCCCTCGCTCGCCTTCGTCCCTCCCTGGTATTGGATGAGGACCTCTTCACCCAGCTGCAGCGTCAGGAAGGACTGCTGGCACTCTTCGACCGGCTGATGGTGTTCGATGCCCAGGGTGAGCCGGTGGCCGCCTGGCCCCCCTTCGAGCATGGCGGACCCAATATCGCCGCCCGCGACTATTTCCATCATGTCCGCGGATTTCGCCGTCCCCATGTCAGCGAGCCCTACGTGGGGGGCGAGACCGGCATCCCTCAGGTGATGGTGATAGAGCCACTGCTCGATGACGAGGGGCGCTTCCTGGGAATCCTCGGCGGCAACGCCAGCCTTCACGATGGAACCTCCTTCGTCAACCTGCGCTCGCAGCGGATCGGCGAAGATGGCCACGTTGTCTTGACGACCGCACAGGGGCAGATCATCAGCCATCCCGACCCTGCCTATCTGATGCAGGCGGTTCCTGCTGCCGATCGGCTGCCGCTGCTGGATCGGGCCCTCTATGGATGGGAGGGCAGCGGCATGGGTGAGCAGCTGGATGGCCAGCCCGCGCTGATGGCCTTTCGCCAGGTCTGGTCGGCCGATTGGGTGGTCGGGGTCTTTCTGCCCTTGAGCCAGGCCGAGGCGCCGGTCAATCGCTATGCCACCGAGTTGCGCTGGGTGGGCCTGGCCACGGTGGCCCTGATGCTGCCGCTGCTCTGGTGGCTGCTCGGCCTGGGGCTGGCCCCGCTGCATCGGCTGGAACGCCAGATAGAGCGGGTAGGGCGTGGCGACGCCAGGCGGCTCAGGCTTCACACCAGCATGCGTGAACTGCATCAGGTCGCCGATGCCTTCAACCGCCTGGAGGATCAGCGG
It contains:
- a CDS encoding ProQ/FINO family protein; the encoded protein is MIDERSLRLLNDLEVSADATLGELHGCRVKIRQLQERVSELEAARLELEEENRELDEQNRELEEDNVRLRERLRKGEPSPMFPGPSRRAQGLAALIGHRPRDANPDEQGAPVHQHEPESPGGSAAPQDGDRQWQGEPRLGEQDKRAEKQEEQQEEQQEEKRAVEQAERTRDDVRANKEEQPKNVSDERQAQLPIEQAPSAEALLTEWYRRYPDTFFKGHTRPLKVGIHQDLAAREPWPEKLVRRALAGYVNLPRYLKAVREGAQRIDLAGQPDGSVDAQAAEHAHRKLERLQAERRKRGQAPGPGHRRGEKVARTAKGNRTSKRGTPGGEAPSGRPAAAAQPPSQASNAPSDSVTRADPEARLEAKLSALLAKHNGRDEGR
- a CDS encoding porin; amino-acid sequence: MKKTLLATAIAGAMVYGATAAQAATVYDQDGTQVDVYGRINIAAQTGGPETGGSKASGSEIINNGSRFGFRARNEVSSDLSVFANAEFRFAADTRADQTLQTRSTFVGLDSDSMGRVTVGNFLSVYYTAVGSVFDVPQGPNAAVMMDGFGAVNSQADSIAYSTPNLEGFQAHVQAQHYSGNNAPIGVEDNSSTTSWIGAVNYTWENLYLGLGYVQSKDLSERGASADFGERLNQEDLWGATASYQFTPEFAARIKYEDWSTNADLDLPEGVVDGRVDNLWGLGGTFDYGMGNIYADYYRVRMVDEDQSSRNHWVLGATYRFSTPMFAYFEVVDFDFDTDQAIADVNDDLEFTVGLRYDF
- the fnr gene encoding fumarate/nitrate reduction transcriptional regulator Fnr, which produces MTLVPSRRQPANATRCERCTLHARCLPLGLELDALESFEAIVQNPRPLKRGEALVRQGGTFESLFVVRSGSLKQSVAQEGQRDQVTHFYLPGEVVGLDGIGETSCYGSVVAMESTFVCELPFDRLEDLAEQLPELRGQLYRCMSRELRNDQRMMCLLSGRTADQRLASFMLGLSERFRARGFSPYRFHLSMSRSDIGSYLGLALETVSRVLARFQQQAMVTVAGRELTIHDMEALVALAEEGVGRHSGG
- a CDS encoding sensor domain-containing diguanylate cyclase — its product is MTGWLLSTLRSRLLLGVSLGWLVLVAALLAYSHLSGGALAQRENLTHLEYEAQLIAKQLDRSIHVRQQALARLRPSLVLDEDLFTQLQRQEGLLALFDRLMVFDAQGEPVAAWPPFEHGGPNIAARDYFHHVRGFRRPHVSEPYVGGETGIPQVMVIEPLLDDEGRFLGILGGNASLHDGTSFVNLRSQRIGEDGHVVLTTAQGQIISHPDPAYLMQAVPAADRLPLLDRALYGWEGSGMGEQLDGQPALMAFRQVWSADWVVGVFLPLSQAEAPVNRYATELRWVGLATVALMLPLLWWLLGLGLAPLHRLERQIERVGRGDARRLRLHTSMRELHQVADAFNRLEDQRRDALASREAREAFLQAVLASSPVGMFLADMKGRINYVNPALEAISGFNVAASRTSEWVRRIHPEDRPAFIEQWRATLERGDDHHLQYRFQRDDEQLWLEAQVSRVELGDTALGFVGMIQDITERHERETRQLWEAEHDPLTGCLNRRGFENRLEEACALHRRESDKVLSLIMMDLDHFKPVNDTAGHAAGDELLRLIGQLLEESVRQQDAVARLGGDEFALLLPSCPLERATEIAERIRRGIETLEFQVDGHTFRVTASIGVSNLSVDDRDGGPLVKRADRASYRAKHQGRNRVEVQAGLSKVSES